A DNA window from Thalassospiraceae bacterium LMO-JJ14 contains the following coding sequences:
- a CDS encoding ABC transporter permease, with amino-acid sequence MRNIAIIAKREFKGYFATPLALVFIVIFLALTGAFAFYVGGFFSRGNADLTSFFAYHPWLFLLLVPAIGMRLWAEERKSGTIELLMTLPVSTLDAVLGKYLAAWAFCGVALALTFPMWITVNVLGSPDNGVIFTSYIGSFVMAGAFLAISACISAMTKNQVIAFIIAATVCFLFTMSGAQLVLNFFQAWAPDVLVEALRSMSFLTHFDAVTRGVIDLKDVIFFGSLIVMWLFLNILAVEINKGR; translated from the coding sequence ATGCGTAATATCGCGATCATTGCCAAGCGCGAGTTCAAGGGCTATTTCGCGACCCCGCTGGCGCTTGTCTTCATTGTTATCTTTCTGGCCCTGACCGGCGCCTTCGCGTTTTACGTCGGCGGCTTTTTCAGCCGCGGCAATGCCGACCTGACGTCGTTCTTCGCCTATCATCCGTGGCTGTTCCTGCTTCTGGTGCCGGCCATCGGCATGCGGTTGTGGGCCGAGGAACGCAAATCCGGCACCATCGAGCTTTTGATGACCCTGCCGGTTTCGACCCTGGATGCGGTGCTCGGCAAGTATCTGGCGGCGTGGGCGTTCTGCGGCGTGGCATTGGCGCTGACGTTCCCGATGTGGATCACGGTCAATGTGCTCGGCAGCCCGGATAACGGCGTGATTTTCACAAGCTACATCGGCAGCTTCGTTATGGCCGGCGCGTTCCTGGCGATCAGCGCCTGCATTTCGGCGATGACCAAGAACCAGGTGATCGCCTTCATCATCGCCGCGACGGTGTGTTTCCTGTTCACCATGTCCGGCGCGCAACTGGTTCTGAACTTCTTCCAGGCGTGGGCGCCGGATGTGCTCGTCGAGGCCTTGCGCTCGATGAGCTTCCTGACCCACTTCGATGCGGTCACGCGTGGCGTGATCGATCTCAAGGACGTGATTTTCTTCGGGTCGTTGATCGTGATGTGGCTGTTTCTGAACATCCTCGCGGTCGAGATCAACAAGGGACGATGA